CCTAGCCCATATCCACCCACCAATCACTGACTCGAATATCCTCCAATTAAAAATAATCTTTCTAAACTGTAATCATTGACCAAACCAGCCTGCAGGTCAATATGTTACTTTACATCTAATTTCCAACTCATACAGCACCAGTTCACTACAACATATTCATCTTTTACAGTCCAGAAATTATAAAAAAGATGATGCTCAACAGTAAGTTAATCAACATCCAAAATCAAGATTCCAACTCATTCACTTATCTTTTTATTATTAACTTTTTAGCTTAAACATTTACCTTTTTTGTCAGTTTTCAGTAACTTCATCACTGTGGATGATAAAAGAAGACTGGTTGAGATTTTCCCAGATCCTGTGAGGAAACAATGGAACAAATGGGAGCTAAGAGGATTGGTTCTTCTCAGCCTCACCCTGCAAACTTCACTAATCTACAGCGGTCACCGCAGAAAGTATATAGCCAAAAGAAGGATCAGAATCTTTATATGGTGTGCTTACTTGTTAGCCGACTGGATAGCCACCGTGGCCCTCGGCCTCCTGGTCGACCGCCAAGGGAATTCAGCCAGTTCTAGTTCTAATAACAGCAACAAAGATTATGGAGATCTAACACTCATGGCTTTCTGGGCACCCTTTCTTTTGCTTCATCTAGGTGGGCCGGACACCATCACTGCTTACGCGTTAGCGGATAACGAATTATGGTTAAGACACTTGCTTGGACTCGTGGTCCAGACGGCTGCAGCAATTTATATCACTCTGTTGGCATGGGATGGCAGTGTTGTTTCTGTCCTCACAGTTCCTATGCTTGTTTGTGGGATTATCAAGTATGGTGAGAGGAGTTGGGTTCTGATGTCGGCTAACCGGGAGCAGTTTCGTGATTCGGTTCTTGCGGATCAAGACCCTGGTCCGAATTATGCTAGGTTTATGGAGGAGTTCTGTTTGAAAGAGGCTGAGGGGTACTATGTTGCGGCTGTGCAAGTGGATGAGGGAAACTCTCCGGAAGATGATGTGGAAAACACTGCGGGGGCTGCTGCTCCATCTGTTCCTAACCCTGATGCTAGCACACTAGACATAGCGGATTACTTCTTTGAAACATTGAAGTTCAAGCGGCTTTTTGTGGATCTAATACTCGGGTTCCATCCACGAGATGTGAGTCAGTCTTTCTTTGAGAAACAGGAATACAACACCGCGTTTGAGGTGATTGAAATTGAACTTGGATTTGCCTATGATGTTTTCTATACAAAAGCACCTATCATATACACTCCTTTCGGTTTGTTTTTCCGGCTCGCTACTTCCTTCATCACGCTCTCGGTGTTATTGACTTTTGTTGCATCCATGAACATGAGGCCACATAAACATCAACCTGAAGATGTTGTGATTACTTGCATATTGCTGATCGGTGCTATTTTGCTTGAAGCATATGCAGCCATATCTTTGCTGTTCTCGGATTGGGCAAATCTATGGTTAAGCCATCGTTCTTTGAAGTTTCCATTTAAGCATGTAGTCTCGTCGCTCCAGTCTTCACAGAAAGGAAAAAGATGGTCAAACTCTATGTATCAATACAGCTTGATAGATTTTTGCCTCAACCATAAATCCGCATCGTTTCAAAAAATCTCAAAAGTCATCCCTTTGCATAAAAGGATCAAGAACTTATGGGAGAAATGGGAGAGTATGCTCCAGCTTAAACATCTTACAATAACACCCGAACTAAAATCTTTCATCTTTAATCACTTTAAAGAGAAATCTACCGACACAGAATTGGATCTAAAGATCTTAAACACCTGTCGTGGAGCGGTCTCTCTGCGAACCCACAAAAGTTATGGCACATTTAAATGGACGGTTGATGTGGAATTCGATCATAGCATTCTCATTTGGCATATTGCTACTGATCTATGCTTCAATCTAGATAAGACTGGTGAGGAATTCAAACAAGAATGGAATCACTACATGATATTGAGCAAACGATTAGCAGACTACATGTTATATATACTGGTCATGTGTCCTTTCATGTTGCCCATTGGAATAGGAATGATACGGTTCAGAGATACATGTGCAGAAGCCATGGTGTTTTTTAAAGAGCGAAACAGCACAAGTAAACTTGAGGCGTATGAAATGTTGGGGCAAGTGAGCACCAAAGTGTTTCCGGCAACAGTAAAGGGGGATCGTAGTAAGTCGGTATTGTTTGAGGCGTGCAAGCTTGCGGCTTCATTGAGTGAGATGGGTGATTCTGATCCTGGAAAGATGTGGAAGATGGTGGGTGATGTGTGGGTGGAGATTCTTGGCTATGCAGCGAGTCAATGCCGAGGGTTTGACCATGCTCAACAGCTTGAAAAGGGTGGAGAGCTTCTTACTCATGTTTGGCTTCTGATGGCACATCTTGGCATCACTGAACACTTTAAGATTGAAGAAGGTCATGGAAGAGTTAAGCTGGCTGTTACCTAAAGAAGCTAAAGAGCAAACTCGGTGCAAGAGGCTCCCGCAAAAGCAGGTtccggttggggggggggggcttggCCAACTTGGGTCTGTTACCTAAAGTTTAATATAACAATATACTATGTAATCAATGTGCTGCAATTATATACTTAGCTCTTTAATAATACATATGATCGCTGGTTAGATATATGACTGCTTTATTATACCTAtgcctttttttttctttcttttacgGTTCATTTTCTCCATAGGATTTGGATCGTTAGGTTCTTGGGTTTGAGAGTGTTAGGAtttctagggttttgattgaatgaataatgtgttcataaaaATATGAATTGATAATTCTGTCCGTACATGATAAATGAATATATACATGCGGCCGATTAGAGTAACCGCTGCAGACTTAggttataaaaataaataatacatGTCACACTATCTAGGTTATATTATAAGTATTTGTAGGTCCCTCGTggaggatgaggttaaaccttaaccttgttatattaacacactagcgagtgcggaatccaagctagagtgcaaccgagttgagacaagtataaacacaaaacacacaaggttcaccgattaacaccacttgtattaatgcgaatgaaggttccggttacaagcacaatgtttacaaatctgttttgtaaactctcaaagtgtgtgtgtgtgttccggacagaatgctctcaataTCTTTCTATCTCTCTGTGTGCATCTGTCTCAAacgaacacactgcatgggtatttatacccaaacacagcaagtctgtccgaaggatccgataggtgtctcgaaggatcatctatcgatgtgaAAGCTATCGAAGGATTCACACATACTTCGAAGGATTgtatatccttcgaagtccaacagtatccttcgtaacatatctttcgaggtcatcgaaggatagaagtgcaccaacaaactcccccttggctgtagctttgtctcgatcttcgatgggtgcagatttgtctcgatcttgatcatcgttgatcttcatgtcttcaagactctgatgtcctttcaagtcttcaatgtcggaggatcttcaaagtcttcacatcttgaaagcagaaagtgtatcaacaaactacccgtatgatgtaagaagtgtgttgacaaactcccccttaacataagctcccccttgagttatgctcgtgaatgacttgatcttcaaagcttaagatccttgtggtgttgatgatggtccgcggcaactcgatcatcttcatctttggagtgccttcacgtcgtgtcttcattccgaagcttgtcatcgactatgttctcctagcctttagaatctgcacatgcaagaaatctaaacgcgtaatgagaacaactgcttggaatagttagtataaacaaaagacacacgaatgaccatgtcacaatcaaacaccgtccgacagtttgaaagtttaataaatttctcaattttagatttaactttcaaaacttgcaaatttcgaccgtttatgaagatttagccaattcggttttcgttcaggtttcaggtaacgaagactcgagctccaacatcgtacgatcgaaaataaagtagaaataaaatctttttggcttttacaaagtttatattaaaactgattttaggtgagttttaatatttcgaaagacaacaattttaatgtcctttgagtgttatcaaacgacatcaccgctaatgtcgtgctgatatgcaccaaacgacgaaactgtttaaataaaacaataaaagttaagcagtaaataaatatatacagacattctttttgcgagtttcgagggtaagagaatcatatcagtgtacggtcatgtcaaaacactcttgttgttcagttagttaatattaagataagcatcctataacaattatcggtattgttgtccacttaagctcaacttatcagatgtaatcatggcgaggggatacgttaaggtatgatttatacttactgaccggtgttcatccacatcacgacacattcccgtatcaaggtatgcacgagggttcatcttaccggtgagtataccgattatcatctgtttgaccgtataagctgtgagatactcacttatttttatttgaaaacAACCCCTATGTGacataatcacttattgatgaggaacttgattttcatatgcatgagggcacaggagcaagtccgtgaacaggtcagtacttccgtacagcagagagacgaacttgactcccggataaatgtgatattttatcacttattgatttggacatgtgattgtttatcacttattgatgtcgaatgcagtatgtaatatgtacacgtatgtatagtatcatggaagatctagacttgcgtccccgttatttttcggtaaaagatacaaccatgaaacccagatgataagcagcataaagaccgaatatctcagaacctcggcaatctatcaaacgaaatttcggtactaagaccatatgccaatgaatggttcccacctggtcttcagtcgatttaagatttatatcaccctgcacactttaaaatgattgtgagcctaccgatacatcttatatagagctgcttatcgtttttcatttaaggtttaaagagatttggatagaccactgatgtactatcattttctcttttgctcgccaggaaactcatttttgtttttctattgtttttgtgtttttgaaatttttcgatgtttttggattttcagattttggatttactccccctaaaatcaataaactaagataaatttaaaaacacaaaggtatttacaaaaatgattttccgaggttggtttactcttgcttgaccttaatgccgtttaccaataataaaaagtcaaatcttgatttgtcaaatgctttggtaaaaaggtcggcacgttggtcatcagtgtggaccttaacaacatcgattagccttttctcaaagcaatcacgtatgaagtgatatttgatttcgatgtgtttggtctttgagtgctgcacaggatttctagtgatctgtaaagcagcagaattatcaacgtaaataggagtagttaggaattcaaaaccgtagtcccgcaattgttgttggatccaaagaacttgggagcaacaacttgaggcagcaatgtattcagcttcgcatgttgatgtagcgacgcacgtctgcttcttgcactgccatgtgactaggcgatttcctaaaaactgacatccagccgtcgtggatttgccgtcgattttgtatccgccatgatcagaatcactgaatgcgactaagtcaaagttattatccctagggtaccatagaccggtgtcagggtaacccttcaaataacgaaaaatcctttttacagctgcaagatgtgaagccttcgggttgacttgatatctggcaagcaggcacgttgggtacattatgtctggccttgatgctgtgaggtacataagagatccgatcattgcgcgatagtatgaggggctaacaacttcacccttcaagtctggagtaattccatGATTTTGTGgtagtggggtaccaatgggcgttgcatcagacatctggaaccggctcaagatgtcaccaacatatttagtctgatggatgaatatcccagactcagtttgttgcacttgtaggcccaagaaaaaggtcattttccccatagcactcatctcgaatttatcctgcataatgcgctcgaaattcctacacaagacatcattagtagaaccaaaaataatatcatcaacatatacctgtaccagaagaagatctccatcttgttctttgatgaagagagtacaatcgataagacctcttcgaaaaccgttctccaacagataggtagataaggttgcataccaagctcgtggcgcttgatgaagaccatagagagctttgttgagcaaccaaacccgatcgggatggataggatcttcaaaacctggaggctgttcgacatatacctcttcttcaaccacaccatgtaagaatgcacttttgacgtccatctggtaaacctttaatcctttgaatgaggcataagccagaaagatccgaattgcttccagacgtgcaacaggtgcatagacttcgttgtagtcgattccctCTATCtgtcgaaaaccttgaacgactaaacgtgctttgttcctaataaccactccacggtcgtctttcttgcatttgaagacccatcgagtgccaattttcttgtagttctcaggtctttcaacaagcttccaaacaccaagcttttgaaattgctgcaattcttcctgcatggcttcaacccaagcactgtctttcaacgcttctttccacgattttggttcttcttgtgacacgtaacacgcgaaggaccagtcattttgttgaccagattctcttatagctgaatacaaaccagcattccggttgtttctcagctgattacgcgtctgcacaccgcgatggacatctcctataatattctgctgggggtgggtatcatgaatcctcatttcaggattttctggcacacgtgcattgatgcccaaattggtaagattaagatcaacaaccaactccacaccaggaatgtgtgtagaagtggatgcattccctt
This genomic stretch from Helianthus annuus cultivar XRQ/B chromosome 8, HanXRQr2.0-SUNRISE, whole genome shotgun sequence harbors:
- the LOC110872271 gene encoding uncharacterized protein LOC110872271, which produces MMLNIFSNFITVDDKRRLVEIFPDPVRKQWNKWELRGLVLLSLTLQTSLIYSGHRRKYIAKRRIRIFIWCAYLLADWIATVALGLLVDRQGNSASSSSNNSNKDYGDLTLMAFWAPFLLLHLGGPDTITAYALADNELWLRHLLGLVVQTAAAIYITLLAWDGSVVSVLTVPMLVCGIIKYGERSWVLMSANREQFRDSVLADQDPGPNYARFMEEFCLKEAEGYYVAAVQVDEGNSPEDDVENTAGAAAPSVPNPDASTLDIADYFFETLKFKRLFVDLILGFHPRDVSQSFFEKQEYNTAFEVIEIELGFAYDVFYTKAPIIYTPFGLFFRLATSFITLSVLLTFVASMNMRPHKHQPEDVVITCILLIGAILLEAYAAISLLFSDWANLWLSHRSLKFPFKHVVSSLQSSQKGKRWSNSMYQYSLIDFCLNHKSASFQKISKVIPLHKRIKNLWEKWESMLQLKHLTITPELKSFIFNHFKEKSTDTELDLKILNTCRGAVSLRTHKSYGTFKWTVDVEFDHSILIWHIATDLCFNLDKTGEEFKQEWNHYMILSKRLADYMLYILVMCPFMLPIGIGMIRFRDTCAEAMVFFKERNSTSKLEAYEMLGQVSTKVFPATVKGDRSKSVLFEACKLAASLSEMGDSDPGKMWKMVGDVWVEILGYAASQCRGFDHAQQLEKGGELLTHVWLLMAHLGITEHFKIEEGHGRVKLAVT